A genomic stretch from bacterium includes:
- a CDS encoding helix-turn-helix domain-containing protein, which translates to MVFLVIDMLTRRRREALKTLKKLTEERGPIGYEELAQALGISKWSAYELLIQLEEGGYVQSELRKCNGKSGGRPSLRFYLSPQGEEVLEGESGLEALREEISRYFQLAKRDLKAASAALKEKLTARTTPLLQSAHSLTMLLFELKNYSSELYSRIRRIIKSGEDLSLISGAAMVGDRHGRLDKIIRICQQALSRLSKAQKEIIASILKEEAKILDIGKEA; encoded by the coding sequence TTGGTATTTTTGGTGATTGATATGCTGACGAGAAGAAGAAGAGAAGCTTTGAAGACCCTCAAGAAATTAACGGAAGAAAGAGGACCTATAGGCTATGAAGAGCTGGCTCAGGCGCTCGGGATTAGCAAATGGTCCGCCTATGAGCTCCTCATTCAGCTTGAGGAGGGAGGATATGTCCAATCGGAGCTGAGAAAATGCAATGGCAAATCTGGTGGACGCCCTTCACTTCGCTTTTACCTTTCTCCCCAGGGGGAAGAAGTATTGGAAGGGGAAAGCGGTTTGGAGGCTTTGAGGGAAGAGATATCCCGTTATTTTCAGTTAGCGAAAAGGGATTTGAAAGCTGCCTCAGCAGCTCTTAAGGAGAAGTTGACCGCAAGGACAACCCCTCTATTACAATCCGCTCATAGCCTCACAATGCTCCTCTTTGAGCTTAAGAATTATTCCTCTGAGCTTTATTCGCGCATCAGAAGAATAATAAAAAGCGGAGAGGACCTTTCCCTCATCAGTGGAGCGGCTATGGTGGGGGATAGACACGGAAGGCTGGATAAAATAATAAGAATCTGTCAGCAGGCTCTCTCACGCTTAAGCAAGGCTCAGAAGGAAATCATCGCCTCCATATTAAAAGAGGAGGCTAAAATCTTGGATATAGGAAAGGAGGCGTAA
- the mutS gene encoding DNA mismatch repair protein MutS, translating to MKKEKDSLTPLFRQYHSIKSQYPDVILMFRLGDFYEMFGKDAEIASRELDLVLTSREAGKGKRIPMCGVPYHAVERYIARLLSRGHKVAICEQMEDPAKAKGLVKRAVTRIVTPGTVVEESMLEARRSSFLAAVARDGDEYGLAIADVSTGELISTNIKGEKLLWEELQRTSPAELLLLAKDDELGKNAPPGTTITYLEDDPFLFQSPRQILLEHFQVSSLRGFGIEEYPLVQQACSMILSYLRKTQLSSLRHINSISIYFPQQYMLVDTIARRTLEITESFDGSRERSLLGVLDSTLTPMGSRLLRKWIEQPLLSKEEIENRLDAVEELHNQGRIRAWLREGLKSIGDLERIVGRCATGVASPKDLLILKKGLGSVSAISPHLSEMKSELLREINERLNPLPDLYSLLDRALREDAPATLREGGIIKEGFSKELDELREAAAQGKEWIAEMENKERLRTGIKSLKIGYNAVFGYYIEVTKPNLRLVPKDYIRKQTLVNAERFITEPLKELEAKVLGAEERMAELEYEIFVSLRDEVVRRAEEVLQVARAVAELDVLQSLAEVAARYNYIRPIIDESDEIVIRDGRHPVVERFMEPGRFVPNDVELNCRDKRLLIITGPNMAGKSTYLRQVALIVLMAQIGSFIPARYGKIGLVDRIFTRIGARDDLSSGQSTFMVEMNEVANILNNATPRSLIVLDEIGRGTSTFDGLSIAWAVAEYILSDNIGARTLFATHYHQLNKLAKTNEGVKNLRADVKEEGGKIVFLYKIRPGATDKSYGIQVASLAGVPKEVLERAKEVLEELEKNEQPSKRTLPTRRQKLQLSLFELEHPVLEEIKNLDLTNLTPIEALNKLKELQDKLL from the coding sequence ATGAAGAAGGAGAAGGATAGCTTAACGCCTCTTTTTAGACAATATCACTCCATAAAATCGCAATATCCCGATGTCATTTTGATGTTCCGCCTGGGAGATTTCTACGAAATGTTCGGAAAGGACGCGGAGATTGCTTCCCGGGAACTTGACCTCGTTTTGACCTCAAGGGAAGCGGGAAAGGGGAAACGCATCCCTATGTGCGGTGTTCCCTATCACGCGGTGGAGAGATATATCGCTCGCCTTCTCTCCCGGGGCCACAAGGTAGCCATCTGCGAACAGATGGAGGACCCAGCGAAGGCAAAGGGATTAGTGAAGCGCGCGGTGACTCGTATCGTCACGCCTGGGACAGTTGTGGAAGAATCTATGTTAGAAGCGAGGAGGAGCAGTTTTTTAGCCGCTGTTGCGAGGGATGGAGACGAATACGGGCTCGCAATTGCGGATGTCTCAACTGGAGAGCTCATCAGCACTAATATAAAAGGGGAAAAGCTTCTTTGGGAAGAGCTTCAAAGGACATCGCCAGCCGAACTTCTTCTCCTCGCCAAAGACGATGAATTGGGGAAGAACGCTCCACCTGGCACGACAATCACTTACCTGGAGGATGACCCATTCCTTTTCCAATCGCCTCGTCAGATTCTCCTTGAGCATTTTCAAGTTTCCTCTCTGCGGGGGTTCGGAATAGAGGAGTATCCACTCGTTCAACAGGCTTGCTCTATGATTTTATCCTATCTCAGAAAGACACAACTCTCTTCTCTCCGTCATATAAATTCCATTTCAATATATTTCCCTCAGCAATATATGCTGGTGGATACAATCGCAAGGAGGACGCTTGAGATAACGGAATCCTTTGACGGGTCAAGGGAGCGGAGCTTGCTTGGGGTTCTGGACTCCACTCTCACGCCGATGGGAAGCAGGTTATTGAGAAAATGGATAGAACAGCCTCTACTCTCAAAGGAGGAGATAGAGAACAGGTTGGATGCAGTGGAGGAACTACATAATCAAGGGAGGATAAGGGCTTGGTTGAGAGAGGGTTTGAAGTCCATTGGGGATTTGGAGAGGATAGTTGGGAGGTGCGCTACGGGCGTTGCTTCTCCAAAGGATTTATTGATTTTAAAGAAGGGGCTGGGAAGCGTATCCGCTATCTCTCCTCATCTCTCCGAGATGAAAAGCGAACTATTAAGAGAGATAAATGAGCGCCTAAATCCCCTGCCCGACCTCTATTCCCTTTTAGATAGAGCTTTGAGAGAAGATGCCCCAGCAACTTTAAGAGAAGGAGGTATAATAAAAGAGGGTTTCAGCAAGGAACTTGACGAGTTGAGGGAGGCGGCAGCCCAGGGAAAGGAATGGATAGCGGAGATGGAGAACAAGGAGCGCCTTCGCACGGGTATAAAATCGCTTAAAATAGGATATAATGCGGTATTTGGCTACTATATAGAGGTCACGAAGCCTAATCTTCGCCTTGTCCCCAAGGATTACATAAGGAAGCAAACGCTAGTTAACGCGGAGAGGTTCATAACAGAGCCATTGAAGGAATTAGAGGCAAAGGTCCTGGGCGCGGAGGAGAGGATGGCGGAGCTGGAGTATGAAATCTTCGTATCCCTGAGGGATGAGGTCGTGAGAAGAGCTGAGGAGGTTCTGCAAGTGGCAAGGGCTGTGGCTGAGCTCGACGTCCTTCAATCCCTCGCTGAGGTGGCTGCACGCTATAACTACATTAGACCGATTATAGATGAAAGCGACGAAATCGTGATAAGGGATGGGAGGCATCCGGTTGTGGAGAGATTTATGGAGCCGGGACGCTTCGTTCCCAATGATGTTGAACTGAATTGCCGGGATAAACGCCTCCTCATAATAACCGGTCCAAATATGGCAGGGAAATCAACCTATCTGCGACAGGTAGCGCTCATAGTTTTGATGGCGCAAATAGGTTCTTTTATTCCCGCACGATATGGTAAAATCGGCTTGGTTGATAGAATTTTCACTCGCATTGGAGCGAGAGATGACCTCTCCTCAGGGCAATCAACATTTATGGTGGAAATGAACGAAGTGGCTAATATACTTAACAACGCTACACCGAGAAGCCTCATAGTTTTGGACGAGATAGGTAGAGGAACATCTACTTTTGACGGTTTATCAATAGCTTGGGCAGTTGCGGAGTACATATTGAGCGATAATATCGGTGCACGCACCCTCTTCGCCACCCATTACCACCAGCTGAACAAGTTAGCAAAAACAAACGAAGGCGTTAAAAACTTGAGGGCGGATGTAAAAGAGGAAGGAGGAAAAATCGTTTTCCTTTATAAGATACGCCCCGGGGCGACGGATAAATCATATGGAATACAGGTGGCGAGCTTGGCGGGAGTTCCTAAGGAGGTTTTAGAGAGGGCAAAGGAAGTGTTGGAGGAATTGGAGAAAAACGAGCAGCCATCCAAAAGGACACTACCCACAAGGAGGCAAAAGCTTCAGTTATCCCTTTTTGAGTTAGAGCATCCAGTATTGGAGGAAATTAAAAACCTTGATTTAACAAATCTAACCCCAATAGAAGCCCTCAACAAGCTGAAAGAGCTACAAGACAAGCTGTTGTAA
- a CDS encoding radical SAM protein, with protein MSLRKKAIGIAASQAMRIIAPLLNRFSDDNLIRLTYVLEKVARLDYHKQQIRELRALFERRHPAIEFARRVLRDTNPTVRKKLFNNLGLNCVYLTIDKRKELEAQGLAAPFLIVISPTMRCNLNCIGCYAGSYRKESDLPFDVFDRVISEAKEMGTYFFTISGGEPFIYEGLLDIFKKHNDASFLVYTNGTLIDEEMAKKLGKLGNVAPAISIEGYKEETDYRRGKGVYEKVLKAMDNLKKEGVFFGFSATYTSLNYDTISSEEFVDFLIDKGCFFGWYFMYVPVGKNPDTSLMVTPEQRQYVRERIWKVRDTKPIFVADFWNDGHLTSGCMAGGRLYAHINNKGEVEPCVFSHFAVDNVKEKSLFECLNSPFFKAIRRRFPWTDNYFKPCMIVDNPWVLRESAQEGGAYPTHPGADSLFTELKDFLDEYSRKMEEVTRPVMEEYKAWLEKKKQKVTSGEESKG; from the coding sequence ATGTCTCTAAGAAAAAAGGCAATTGGGATAGCAGCTAGCCAAGCAATGAGAATCATCGCTCCACTACTCAATCGTTTTTCCGACGATAACTTGATCCGCTTGACATATGTTTTGGAGAAGGTGGCGCGCCTTGATTATCATAAACAGCAGATAAGGGAGCTTCGCGCCCTCTTCGAGAGGCGACATCCAGCAATAGAGTTCGCACGCCGAGTGCTAAGGGACACAAATCCAACCGTGAGGAAAAAACTCTTCAACAATCTCGGTTTGAATTGCGTTTATTTAACAATTGATAAGAGAAAAGAGCTTGAGGCTCAGGGACTTGCCGCGCCCTTCCTCATAGTCATAAGCCCCACGATGCGCTGCAACCTTAACTGTATCGGCTGCTACGCTGGCTCCTATCGCAAAGAAAGCGACCTCCCCTTTGATGTCTTTGATAGAGTCATAAGCGAAGCTAAAGAGATGGGGACCTATTTCTTCACGATATCCGGTGGAGAGCCATTTATCTACGAGGGGCTACTGGATATATTCAAGAAACACAACGATGCCAGCTTTTTGGTTTATACCAATGGAACGCTCATAGATGAGGAAATGGCGAAGAAGTTGGGGAAATTGGGAAATGTTGCTCCCGCTATCAGCATAGAAGGCTATAAAGAGGAAACAGATTATAGGCGAGGAAAAGGAGTTTATGAGAAGGTGCTAAAGGCTATGGATAACCTCAAAAAGGAAGGGGTCTTCTTCGGGTTCTCCGCCACCTATACAAGCCTGAATTATGATACCATCTCAAGCGAAGAATTTGTGGATTTCCTCATAGATAAAGGTTGCTTCTTCGGTTGGTATTTTATGTATGTGCCAGTTGGCAAGAATCCCGATACCTCCCTTATGGTTACCCCAGAGCAAAGACAATATGTTAGGGAGAGAATCTGGAAGGTAAGGGATACAAAGCCCATCTTCGTCGCAGATTTCTGGAACGATGGGCATCTCACTTCCGGTTGTATGGCTGGAGGAAGGTTGTATGCACATATAAACAATAAGGGCGAGGTCGAGCCCTGCGTATTCTCCCACTTCGCTGTTGACAATGTGAAAGAGAAGTCGCTTTTTGAATGCCTCAATTCGCCCTTCTTCAAAGCTATAAGGCGCCGGTTCCCCTGGACGGATAATTATTTCAAGCCTTGTATGATTGTTGACAACCCCTGGGTATTAAGGGAATCTGCCCAAGAGGGTGGCGCTTATCCAACCCATCCCGGGGCTGATAGTCTATTTACTGAATTGAAGGATTTTTTGGATGAATACTCCCGAAAGATGGAAGAGGTAACACGCCCCGTTATGGAGGAATACAAGGCTTGGTTGGAGAAGAAAAAGCAAAAAGTAACAAGCGGAGAGGAGAGCAAGGGATAA
- a CDS encoding radical SAM protein, which translates to MGLLVMKRSHIKAQTDYLKLRMLFNNPLTKATLTHLLTKSDGGKTRLEELMDRLARGEKPRGLRERPIFSLMHTVARAIGIPQEKIPEYMAHPNIRRTILNAAFSIQEYGLKLPMTFYAPLMVVWNITYTCNLRCKHCYENAGTLRPKELSTGELSKEEKLALVDEIADSQIPTLSFSGGEPLLCKDFWDVVEKARERGLYLSMNTNGTAITPEVAKKLKEYDFAYVAVSIDSANPEKHDFFRGVKGAWERSIKGIKNVIEAGGNAILSVTVTRYNYDEFQDILELGRKLGVYKVMVYNFIPTGRGREIWNRDLNPDEKESILQQMYDFLLEGGSLCTTSPQLGRFCLEKDKPEFAPIAHLGVGKAKDLSLLAELIGGCGVARAYMAVQPDGTYTPCVYMPDVHLGHFRTDRILDVWHNHPFLNKLRDRSKLWGACGNCEYNRACGGCRARALAYFGDPMAPDPGCIKNRDYFEEFVNKHPEIYSYSETEEIPSASE; encoded by the coding sequence ATGGGGCTGTTGGTAATGAAGAGAAGCCATATAAAGGCGCAGACAGATTACCTGAAGCTGCGGATGCTCTTCAACAACCCTTTGACGAAGGCTACATTAACCCACCTACTCACTAAATCCGACGGAGGAAAGACCCGCTTAGAAGAGTTAATGGATAGACTTGCAAGGGGAGAAAAACCTCGTGGACTCAGGGAACGTCCCATTTTTTCCCTGATGCATACTGTCGCAAGGGCAATTGGCATCCCTCAAGAGAAAATCCCAGAGTATATGGCGCATCCGAACATACGCAGAACCATCCTTAACGCCGCCTTCAGCATTCAAGAATATGGATTGAAACTACCTATGACCTTCTATGCCCCCTTGATGGTCGTCTGGAACATAACTTATACCTGCAATCTTCGCTGTAAACATTGCTATGAAAACGCCGGGACTCTACGCCCCAAAGAGCTATCCACGGGCGAACTCTCAAAGGAAGAAAAGCTCGCTTTGGTAGATGAAATAGCCGATTCCCAGATACCCACCCTTTCTTTCTCCGGTGGGGAACCCCTTCTCTGCAAGGATTTCTGGGATGTCGTGGAAAAGGCAAGAGAAAGAGGGCTCTACCTTTCAATGAACACGAACGGCACAGCTATTACGCCAGAGGTAGCGAAGAAATTAAAGGAATACGATTTCGCTTATGTGGCGGTGAGCATTGATAGCGCTAATCCGGAAAAACATGATTTCTTCCGAGGGGTTAAAGGGGCTTGGGAGAGGTCTATCAAAGGAATTAAGAATGTTATTGAAGCAGGAGGCAATGCTATTCTCTCCGTCACCGTGACGAGATACAATTACGATGAGTTTCAGGATATCCTGGAATTGGGACGGAAATTGGGAGTTTACAAGGTTATGGTCTACAACTTCATACCAACAGGAAGGGGTAGGGAAATCTGGAATAGGGATTTAAACCCTGATGAAAAGGAGTCAATCCTTCAGCAGATGTATGATTTTCTCCTTGAAGGTGGTTCTCTCTGCACCACATCGCCTCAGCTCGGCAGATTCTGTTTGGAGAAGGACAAGCCAGAGTTCGCCCCCATCGCTCATTTAGGCGTCGGAAAGGCTAAGGACCTCTCCCTTCTCGCCGAGCTAATCGGTGGATGTGGCGTGGCAAGAGCATATATGGCTGTTCAGCCGGATGGCACCTACACTCCCTGTGTTTATATGCCCGATGTCCATCTTGGTCATTTCAGAACGGATAGAATTCTTGATGTATGGCATAATCATCCCTTCCTCAATAAATTAAGGGACAGGAGCAAATTATGGGGCGCTTGCGGCAACTGTGAATACAACAGGGCTTGTGGTGGTTGCCGGGCAAGGGCACTCGCCTACTTCGGCGACCCAATGGCTCCCGACCCAGGATGTATAAAGAACAGAGATTATTTTGAGGAGTTCGTAAACAAACACCCAGAGATTTATTCTTATTCTGAAACTGAAGAAATTCCCTCTGCAAGCGAGTAA